A single genomic interval of Myxocyprinus asiaticus isolate MX2 ecotype Aquarium Trade chromosome 19, UBuf_Myxa_2, whole genome shotgun sequence harbors:
- the LOC127409681 gene encoding zona pellucida sperm-binding protein 4-like produces MAESMGRLYLLALCGWFCAICHTVPQWSIRSKGPPAAVFHQSSQQGGILAKNPQALVFQPSDQRLAQQALQRQTQKFPPKQPVSQAEPLDKCTVADYEQIQCGQPGISAVGCEAINCCFNGQQCYYGKAVTVQCIRDGQFVVVVARDVTLPQLSLDTVRLLGGSDPPCAPVGSTSSFVIYQFPVTACGTSMMEDSGYVVYENRMTSSYEVGIGPLGSITRDSHFELLFQCRYSGTAVQALVVEVNTVPPPPPVAAPGPLRVVLRLANGQCVTKGCAEEAAAYTSYYSDADYPVTKVLREPVYVEVHILERTDPNIVLTLGRCWATSTPDPFGLPQWDLLVNGCPYQDDRYLTTLVPVDVSSGLQFPTHYKRFIVKMFTFVDPASLAPLQETVFIHCSTAVCYPSSTSFCEQSCSRQRRDAHFKMTSNGETVASSGEVTLVMP; encoded by the exons ATGGCAGAAAGTATGGGTAGATTGTATCTTCTGGCACTTTGTGGGTGGTTTTGTGCTATCTGTCATACTGTTCCACAGTGGAGTATTCGGTCCAAGGGGCCACCAGCTGCAGTTTTCCATCAAAGTTCACAACAAGGGGGGATTCTAGCAAAGAATCCACAAGCTCTTGTGTTCCAGCCAAGTGATCAGCGGCTAGCTCAACAGGCTCTGCAACGGCAGACTCAAAAGTTTCCACCCAAGCAGCCTGTGTCACAGGCAGAGCCTCTTGACAAGTGTACTGTAGCTGATTATGAGCAGATCCAATGTGGACAACCTGGTATCAGTGCTGTGGGGTGTGAAGCTATAAATTGCTGTTTTAATGGACAGCAGTGCTATTATGGGAAAGCAG TGACTGTCCAGTGTATTAGAGATGGCCAGTTTGTGGTTGTGGTGGCCAGAGATGTTACACTTCCGCAGCTAAGCCTGGATACGGTCCGTCTGTTGGGTGGAAGTGACCCACCATGTGCTCCAGTTGGGTCCACCTCTTCCTTTGTCATCTATCAATTCCCTGTCACTGCTTGTGGCACAAGCATGATG GAGGACAGTGGATATGTAGTGTATGAGAACAGAATGACATCATCCTATGAAGTGGGGATTGGACCACTTGGATCCATCACAAGGGACAGTCATTTTGA GCTTCTCTTCCAGTGTAGGTATTCTGGCACTGCTGTTCAAGCTCTAGTTGTGGAGGTTAACACCGTTCCTCCACCTCCACCTGTAGCTGCTCCTGGACCACTCCGAGTGGTGCTTAGGCTGGCCAATGGACAATGTGTCACTAAAGGATGTGCTGAAG AGGCTGCAGCGTACACGTCCTACTACAGTGATGCTGATTACCCAGTCACAAAAGTCCTGCGAGAACCTGTGTATGTTGAGGTGCACATTTTGGAGAGGACTGACCCAAATATTGTCCTGACGCTGGGACGCTGCTGGGCGACATCAACCCCTGATCCCTTTGGCCTACCTCAGTGGGACCTTCTAGTTAATGG ATGCCCTTACCAGGATGACCGTTACCTGACTACACTGGTTCCTGTGGATGTCTCCTCTGGTCTTCAGTTCCCAACACACTACAAGCGCTTTATTGTAAAGATGTTCACATTTGTGGATCCTGCATCACTAGCTCCTCTACAGGAAACC GTCTTCATCCACTGTAGTACAGCAGTGTGCTATCCCTCTTCCACTAGCTTCTGTGAGCAGAGCTGCAGCAGGCAAA GAAGGGATGCCCATTTCAAGATGACTTCTAATGGGGAAACCGTGGCTTCTAGTGGAGAAGTTACCCTGGTCATGCCATAA